A window of Bos mutus isolate GX-2022 chromosome 3, NWIPB_WYAK_1.1, whole genome shotgun sequence genomic DNA:
CACGCAGAGAAACCTGACTAGTCAACAGCGGTAGAGCACTGTGACCCCCAGCATCTGCACGATGGCGACAGCTTTCAAagcattttcaaatttatatcGAGAAAGATGCAGCAAAAAATGAAGGGCAGGAAGGAGAAATCAAGATCTATTTTCCTTCATGGGGTAAGAAAAACTGGGACCatgaaaaaaataggtaaataattcagaaaacatCTAGGATCTGACCTAAGCCATCAAAGTTGTTACCAGAAACTTTGGAACAACCTTCATACTTACGTTTCTAAGATCAACATGCACAACAGATTTGAAAGAAAGGTTGTAGCTAATTTTAAATTAGGTATTTCAAGCAGAGGTCTCATATGAACTCTAAGAAGGGGCCTGAGTATTCCGTTATCAATGGCAGGAAAGTTGCGGAAGATCTTTTACCCGTGGCAAAGAAGACTCCACACTGAATTCTGGCTGGCACTGGGCCAAGAGGGTTTAATCTTGACCTTGTCTGCTTGCCCAGGTGAGTCAGCTGACCCTGACTGCACTGGAAACCTGCTGCTACCCAGCACGCCACCAGCCATTCTTACCTGAAATTTGTACTCCAGCTCACCAGGGTCCTCCCGAAGAACATACGGGCACCTGTGCAAAATCTCGGTGACTTGCTTCACGGTGAAAAGGCACTTCTCCTTAAGGACCCCAACAATGACTTCAATGTCCCGCTGACGCATGGTGAAAATTTCAGGGCAACAGTAAAGCACCCTCTTTAATTTCCCTGAAGATCATTAAAAAGGACAAATACATCATTTTAGGATATTCCAGAAACCCAAGGGGCCAACCACACCTAAATCAAGCcggagtttaaaaaacaaacaaggatcCTCTCCTCCACAGAAGGAGTGCCGACTTCAGATACGTCTTCCCAGGAGCACTGTGGAAGCAGAAGGGGCCAGAATGGCTCAACTCCCCAGTGACGCCCTCCCGCTCCTCACTGCCCAGCCCCAGCTGACAGGCGCCTGCTTCATATGCTAGGGCCCCTCGTGCCCTCCTCGCCTAGAAGAGACTTTCACAGGGATGTGCTGGGAAAGCCAGACAGGAGGCTGAGGCAGCAGTCTCTCCCACACTGGGgctctggactcctgtttcctcctGCAATAAAACAGTCCTTGAAACATTCACAACCAACATCTTAGGACCTAGGAGCTAGAACGCAATGAAAAGTGGTTCCACAATAACAGCGTAATAATAACAGCGAGAATCCTGACGCACAAGCACAGAGACTGATCTCCGGGTTCGCAGGGGCCGCAGGTCTCATCCACACTAAGGCACTTCTGAGGGACGGGGGCTCTGTCAGTAACTGTATTAAGAAAACCGGCGGAAACTGGGACCATCCCAGGCAAACTGGGGCCTGTGGCCTTCCTATAGATAACCAAGTAAGACTCAGAGCCCAGACACTGGTAAACCTCCCTAACAGGTGAGTCAATGTCTTGATGAAACACACTCAGGAATGAATTTCAGGAGTTCAGTGTTTACCTTTGCAGCTGAAGCTCACGCTGAGCTTCTAATCTATAACGAAGGCACGTAAGGcgtcagggtttcccaggtggtgccagtggtaaagcaccctcctgccaatgcaggagacaagagagatgtgggttcaatccctgggttgggaagatcccctggagaagaaaatggcaacccactccagtattcttgcttggaaaatcccatggacagaggagcctggtgggctacagtccctgaggtcacaaaaagtcggacctgactgaagcaactgagctcaAGGATGGTGTTAAATTGAGCCTTTCAGATTACACTGCAACAGGTAATCTGTTAGGAGAAACACACACCATTACCTTCTGCTCATCTTCTAGAAAAGAGAAGGAGGCCTGTAGAGATCCTCTGAAATCTGGACTCCCAACcttttctcccctttccccatccCCAACAATACTTCACCAATAACAGACAAGAATGAACAAACAGTAGAATTCCTCTGATGAACGTGGGTAGGGGTCCTTGGAGATCCTCATGAGCCCCTACCCTCCTCCTCTAGAAAAGCCCACAGAGAGACccagtgggacttccctgctggtgcaatggattaaaaacctgcctgccagtgcaggggacacaagttcaaatTTGGGAAGACTGCACATGCCTCaaagcaaccaagcccatgcgccacaacccCCGAGGCTGCGCGCTGCAGTGACGGCAGCCTGCACACCTGGGGCAGAGCTCGTGCCCTGAAACGAGAGAAGCCACGGCgacgagaagcctgcacgctgcaaccaCAGAGCCGTCCACgcagcaacgaaaacccagcgcagtcaaaaataaaattaattccttaatttaaaagagagagagatccagTGAACTTCTAGGATTTGGGGGGAGTGAATCCTGTGTGTGGGGGAGGCGGAGACGGTGGCTGGGAAACGGCCACTCCACCTGTGTCCCAGgaatctgggaagatttcacatttcCCATTAAATGGAGACACCTGACTGGAACCCAAGCCTTTACGGGGAACTCTAAGTGTCAGTAATGCCTGACGCGGCTCCAGACCCCTCCCTCATTCCGCAGGGGAACTCTAAGTGTCAGTAATGCCTGACGCGGCTCCAGACCCCTCTCCTCCTCCGCAGGGGAACTCTAAGTGCCAGTAATGCCTGACGCGGCTCCAGATCCCCCCTCATTCCGCAGGGGAACTCTAAGTGCCAGTAATGCCTGAGCGGCTCCAGATCCCTCCCTCCTCCGCAGGCACGGCCCCGGGGTGAAGGAGTCTAAGTCTCTGgcttcacacagacacacacagcacTGAGCCCGCCCCGGGTCAATTGAAGCGTCCAAGGGCACACGCACACCCACGAGCCAACGCCACCGCTGACGTGTGCGGGGCCCACACCACGCGCCCACCGCCGTTCCCGACGCCAGAGCACCCACAGGGAACACACCAGACAAGAGCGGTCACTCAGCTCCCCCTCCCACCTGCAAGGCCCTCTGCAGAGGTCACTCTGCCTCCTCAGCTCTAAGCCAAATCACACATTCCTCTCAAGGACTTTTCCCCCGCAGAAACCTCCTCAATCCACCTCCCCAGGCTATTTGGTCTCCAGCTCTGACTCCTCAGCACTACATATAAAATCCCCACCACTTCTTACCTTCTCCAAGGCCCAGCTTTCGCAGGTAACTGGAGCGCTTCTTCATTTGCATCACAGGCAGTTTCAATAACTGAGGACTTTTCTTCAAGGCCACACACACAGGctctggattcaaacccagaagTATTAATTCTGAAATGATGTCCAGCATCTGTTGAGGGTGGGTACCTGGCTGTATGCTGAGCAGTTCATTAACATGGACATCACTAAAACCCATGTCCCGGAGGGAACGGACAAAATTCTCTTGCCACACAGGAGTTCTCTGCTTCTCAAGGAGGCACTGAATCAGCCCTGTTCTGTGCTCTGGTTTCTGTGCACATTTTGGGGGTTCAACAAAGGACGACTCCTCAAGGCCCCCTCCACTGGAGACTGTCATTAGCTTACACAACAAAAAAGCAGCCGTCCTTTTCTGTCCTGCAGGCTGAGGAGTCTGCCTAGCGAGGAGGGCCCAGGTAAGGGGCGTCAGGCGGTGCCAATCAAAGACCTGTAAGACACAAAGGGAATGCATTCCTCATCACACCAATGCAACGGACACCACAGGATTTCTGAGTCAGGGTCTTTAGCTCGTTGGTCTCACGCAAACATAAGTTTTTATAAGCAATCTGCAAAGTCATAACTGAACTTTAAAAGCCTAGAGAGAAAGAAGTTCATGTACAGAGAACAGAGTTTGCAGAAGGATAGGTTTGCTTTTGCTGCTCTAACTGAGGGGACCGGGACAAGGAGGGATTGGGAGAACAATTTCAAGGCCACTGGGTAAAGTATGCCTTCGGGTGTGGGGGGTCCTCCACCTGTTCAGTACCTTGAGGGGGGTGGCTACAAATTTAGCTGAGAGattaacaagaagaaaaaagtgtATTTATATGCGTATGTTTGATTCAGGAAAGAGGTAGCTCCCTAAATGACTGCAGCTGGGGGCAAATGGGGGAGGAAGGTTTCTAGGGGAAGAGCAAACGGGAGGGCTCTTCGGAAAACAAGTGGGAGCCCAGAAAGTCTGTGACAATGTTTATGTTGATACAAGGGGTCgtccctcttttttttcccttcaagacGGTAaactcccctggagaaaggctcAATGGCGCCCTCACTCCCGGAAAGCTCTGCTTTTAGTGAGATAAGGGCCGCTCCAAGCAAGCTTCTTTCAGTCTCTGCTGAGTCTCAAACGTCTTTAGTTTAAAATCATTTCTGTGCCAACTCTGGGGTCCGAGTTGGTACCCACACCTGAAAACTCCGTATCTCGTACCAGTCTCCAGATCCACCTAACTGCATTCATTCCACAGACGGAACGCCGTTAGCCTGCCAGCCAACTTCAACATTCCCGCTGACCTCAGAACTCTTAGGGGTCAGGCCGGCGCGCCACCAACGGGGCCCAATCCCCGGGTCCTCAACGCCCCTCAAGACGCGTCCCTGAGCCTCCCCAGCGCCCTCAGCCAAGCCCGCCCGCTCGGAGCGCCCGCCGCCCCTTGTCGCCCTGTTTGTGGTCCAGCCGCGGCTTCGGCCCAGCGCCGGCGGCAGGCGGGGTGGGGACAACGGGCTAAAGTCGCGCCAACGCGGCGGGAAGCGCCGGAGGCCGGGGTGCCGCACACCTCCGCGACCCGCAGGAGACCGGAACGCGGCGGCACCTCACCTGCCGACCCAGCGCCGCCATAGCGCGGAAGCGGCGCTCCCAGGACCCGTCGCTTCCGCCCTTCCGCGTCCGTCGCTTCCGCCCTCCCCCTCGCAAGCGCAAGCGCGAGGGAGGCAGTTCCGCCCGGCCCTTCTCCACCTGCGTCCGGCTGCCTGCACCGTGGGCTCTCGGACCGCGGCTTCCCTACTTCGTGCCCACTCTGCCCGGATTTCCGCTTTCCGGAGCTCCCGGCTGGCAGAACAAATGAACAGCCCCTTCCCCACACGCTCGCTTTCCGTAAGAGAAAACTGTAACCTCGGCTCACACCGGCCGCCCCCCTGGTCCCGCAGTAACCTCCCCGGAGAAAGTAGCTTAAGGCAGAGACTGGGCGGTCTGAGTAAGATGGAATCGTCCCAGGTGACGTTATTTAAGATTCGATGTGGAATCTGTATCCAGTAAGAATTTTAGTGTAGAGTTGAAATGAGAATGGAGTGATCACCAGGTTCCAAATGGGGTCTGGGGGCCGCGGAGGACCGGGTCTCAGCCCCGCTCCGCACTTCTGAGGAGTTAGAACTCGGCCAGACCCAGGGACGCCCCCGCCTACCCAGAGCAGCACCTGCCAGGAACAGCCTTACGGTCTCAGGAGTTCCCCTTACAGCTACGCAACCGTCTCAGACTGCAGCCCGTCCTTTGCAGACAAGCGCCCAGCCTTCTTGCCAGCTCCAATTATAATTCTTGATAAAAACACACATATTCTAGATGTGTTTAAACTGTCCAAAGGAACTCCACAAATCTacggtttttcttttaaaaagttcctcCCAACTTAGAGGTATGGTTTCCTTCTGGGATGAAATTGTTGCAGCCTAATTTgcatttattcttaaattttggaTATAGACCTGTAATCGTTCAGATATAGAAACTGGGCATCTTTCAAAAGGGGATAGTGGTGAAGAACAAAAGAGTGTACTTTCTCAGCTGCCTAAATTCCATCAGTTTTAAGTCCAAATCTTAATTTGTAAGCATTTCTTGTTTTATCTACTTGTTTCTGAACTGAGGAAAAGGACTTGATTTTTGCATGGATACAGTTTATAGAGTACCTGCTCTAGGCCAGGCACCAGACGGGGTgctaaaaatatatcttttcacaAAAGGATTATGTCAAAGAAGAGGAAGGTTGTAAACCGTGTGGAACTCAAGAAATGGTTCTGTTTCTATTGATTTGCTTTTTTACCCTGATTTTCTCCTTGAAATATGCAGCTGTCAGTACTGCAAAGCTAATCACGTTAATGCTTTTACACCCAAAGTCTAAGAACATCCTTGTGTGCCTCCCTGGAAGGAGTCACAGAACCTAAATAGGCGTCTAGGTCTAGAAAGAGTAGTGGCTGGCGTGCAGGGATCACTCCAGAAAGTTGGCAGCAACGTCAGTGCTCTGAGAAAGCCTTGCTCTTTGGAATCTTGACTGTAATGTGGGGAGGA
This region includes:
- the MTERF4 gene encoding transcription termination factor 4, mitochondrial isoform X2, with amino-acid sequence MNAVRWIWRLVFDWHRLTPLTWALLARQTPQPAGQKRTAAFLLCKLMTVSSGGGLEESSFVEPPKCAQKPEHRTGLIQCLLEKQRTPVWQENFVRSLRDMGFSDVHVNELLSIQPGTHPQQMLDIISELILLGLNPEPVCVALKKSPQLLKLPVMQMKKRSSYLRKLGLGEGKLKRVLYCCPEIFTMRQRDIEVIVGVLKEKCLFTVKQVTEILHRCPYVLREDPGELEYKFQYAYFRMGIKHVDIVKTDLLQYSMTKTKQRHVFLERLGRYQTPDKKGQTQVPNPLLKDILRVSEAEFLARTAVSSAEEFEVFKKLLAREEEESEGCMADDESLDEEEEEDREEEEDREEE
- the MTERF4 gene encoding transcription termination factor 4, mitochondrial isoform X1; translation: MNAVRWIWRLVRDTEFSGVFDWHRLTPLTWALLARQTPQPAGQKRTAAFLLCKLMTVSSGGGLEESSFVEPPKCAQKPEHRTGLIQCLLEKQRTPVWQENFVRSLRDMGFSDVHVNELLSIQPGTHPQQMLDIISELILLGLNPEPVCVALKKSPQLLKLPVMQMKKRSSYLRKLGLGEGKLKRVLYCCPEIFTMRQRDIEVIVGVLKEKCLFTVKQVTEILHRCPYVLREDPGELEYKFQYAYFRMGIKHVDIVKTDLLQYSMTKTKQRHVFLERLGRYQTPDKKGQTQVPNPLLKDILRVSEAEFLARTAVSSAEEFEVFKKLLAREEEESEGCMADDESLDEEEEEDREEEEDREEE
- the MTERF4 gene encoding transcription termination factor 4, mitochondrial isoform X3, with the translated sequence MAALGRQVFDWHRLTPLTWALLARQTPQPAGQKRTAAFLLCKLMTVSSGGGLEESSFVEPPKCAQKPEHRTGLIQCLLEKQRTPVWQENFVRSLRDMGFSDVHVNELLSIQPGTHPQQMLDIISELILLGLNPEPVCVALKKSPQLLKLPVMQMKKRSSYLRKLGLGEGKLKRVLYCCPEIFTMRQRDIEVIVGVLKEKCLFTVKQVTEILHRCPYVLREDPGELEYKFQYAYFRMGIKHVDIVKTDLLQYSMTKTKQRHVFLERLGRYQTPDKKGQTQVPNPLLKDILRVSEAEFLARTAVSSAEEFEVFKKLLAREEEESEGCMADDESLDEEEEEDREEEEDREEE